A single genomic interval of Corylus avellana chromosome ca10, CavTom2PMs-1.0 harbors:
- the LOC132163093 gene encoding L-type lectin-domain containing receptor kinase SIT2-like: MAIVLRSLHFLILLYVSYILLALAQDEKGFIYNGFPDQANLGLEGIAEIHPNGLLQLTNLSRNEVGRAFYQFPIKFDTNSSLSFSTNFVFAMVPGVDTFGGEGIAFTISPTTDFTHADAGRFLGLFNDSNNNNTANHILAIELDPVPGADFGDIINHVGIDVNSIDSVELAPTTYFSIEERRNISLELLSGKPMHLWIDYDEAEKLLNVTLAPTKIPKPNRPLLSKPINLSEILLESMYVGFSSATGTLASSHYILGWSFNKSGPAQSLDVSSLPPLPERKGNEKPAGLVIMTSLIAVAVVLITVAGVAAYILRRKKYEELREDWEEEYGPHRFSYKNLHKATKGFKDTEVIGEGGFGKVYVGILPSSNLQIAVKRISHDSRQGIKEFVAEIVSMGRLRHRSLVQLLGYCRRRGELLLVYDYMPNGSLDKFLYSNEKPNLNWVQRFRIIKGVASGLLYLHEEWEQVVLHRDVKSSNVLLDAGLNGKLGDFGLAKLYDHGTNPQTTGVVGTVGYLAPELTRTGRATTFTDVFAFGAFLLEVACGRKPIEGLVLPERVILIDWVAECWRKGDILDASDPRLEGNYVVEEMELVLKLGLFCSHEIPAARPSMKQAVQFLDGDADLGELLHDSASSRSFKSNESSGLMSFPFSQVSAPSTSTTDSITRGGH; the protein is encoded by the coding sequence ATGGCAATAGTTCTTAGATCACTTCATTTTCTGATACTTCTGTATGTTTCCTATATTCTCTTGGCTCTAGCTCAAGATGAAAAGGGCTTCATCTACAATGGCTTCCCTGATCAAGCCAATCTGGGTCTTGAGGGAATCGCAGAAATCCACCCCAATGGTCTACTGCAGCTAACCAACCTTTCACGCAATGAAGTTGGTCGTGCTTTCTATCAGTTCCCCATAAAATTCGACACAAATTcgtctctttcattttctactAACTTTGTGTTTGCCATGGTTCCTGGAGTGGATACCTTTGGCGGTGAGGGTATTGCCTTCACCATCAGCCCCACGACAGACTTCACCCATGCTGATGCAGGTCGGTTTCTCGGGCTCTTCAATGATTCAAATAACAACAATACTGCAAACCACATCTTGGCCATCGAGCTTGATCCTGTTCCAGGCGCTGATTTTGGAGATATTATAAATCATGTGGGAATCGATGTCAACAGCATAGACTCTGTTGAATTAGCTCCTACAACGTATTTTTCCATTGAAGAAAGGAGGAATATCAGCTTGGAGCTCCTCAGTGGGAAGCCAATGCATCTTTGGATAGACTATGATGAAGCAGAAAAGTTGCTCAATGTAACACTCGCCCCAACAAAAATCCCAAAACCAAACCGGCCTCTGTTGTCAAAACCCATTAATTTGTCTGAAATTCTCTTGGAATCCATGTATGTTGGTTTCTCTTCAGCCACAGGTACACTTGCAAGTTCCCACTACATTCTTGGATGGAGCTTTAATAAAAGTGGACCAGCACAAAGCCTTGATGTTTCAAGCCTCCCTCCACTTCCAGAGAGGAAAGGGAACGAGAAACCTGCAGGCCTAGTGATCATGACTTCTCTCATAGCAGTAGCAGTTGTGCTGATAACCGTCGCCGGAGTTGCAGCTTACAttttgaggaggaagaaatatGAAGAACTACGAGAAGATTGGGAAGAGGAGTATGGCCCCCACAGGTTCAGCTACAAGAATCTCCACAAAGCAACCAAAGGTTTCAAAGACACAGAGGTTattggagaaggaggttttggaaAGGTTTATGTGGGAATACTTCCTTCGTCTAATCTACAAATTGCAGTAAAGAGAATCTCACATGATTCCAGACAAGGGATCAAGGAATTTGTGGCTGAGATCGTTAGCATGGGAAGACTGAGGCATAGGAGCTTGGTGCAGCTCCTTGGCTATTGCCGGCGAAGGGGAGAACTCCTATTGGTGTATGATTATATGCCCAACGGAAGCCTTGACAAGTTCTTGTATAGCAATGAAAAACCAAATCTTAACTGGGTTCAACGATTTAGAATCATCAAAGGAGTTGCATCTGGGCTTCTTTACCTCCATGAAGAGTGGGAACAAGTTGTTCTGCACCGAGATGTAAAATCAAGCAATGTTCTATTGGATGCTGGATTAAATGGAAAGCTAGGAGATTTTGGCCTTGCCAAATTATACGACCATGGCACCAATCCTCAAACCACCGGTGTGGTAGGGACTGTGGGTTATTTGGCTCCAGAGCTTACTAGAACAGGAAGGGCAACCACTTTCACTGATGTGTTTGCTTTTGGGGCTTTCTTGCTCGAAGTGGCTTGTGGAAGGAAGCCTATAGAGGGCCTGGTACTGCCTGAACGGGTGATTTTGATTGATTGGGTTGCTGAGTGCTGGAGAAAAGGAGATATCCTTGATGCTAGTGATCCAAGATTGGAAGGTAATTATGTGGTTGAGGAAATGGAATTGGTTTTGAAACTAGGCCTATTTTGCTCGCATGAAATACCAGCTGCAAGGCCAAGCATGAAGCAAGCGGTGCAGTTTTTGGATGGTGATGCTGATTTGGGGGAATTACTACATGACAGTGCTTCTTCTCGTTCATTTAAAAGTAATGAATCGTCTGGTTTAATGTCATTTCCTTTTTCCCAGGTTTCTGCTCCTTCCACGTCTACCACTGATTCAATCACGAGAGGTGGTCACTGA
- the LOC132163090 gene encoding L-type lectin-domain containing receptor kinase IV.2-like, with amino-acid sequence MAIVLRSLHFLILLYVSYILLAHAQDEKGFIYNGFHDQANLGLDGIAEIHPNGLLQLTNLSRLQVGRAFYQFPIKFNTTNSSSLSFSTNFVFAMVPEVNNLGGHGIAFTITPSTNFTHALVNGYLGLFNDSNNGLLTNHILAIELDTVQQPEFGDPVMNHVGIDVNGMKSVASAPAMYSSNKGGENISLNLMSGNPMHLWIDYDDAEMLLNVTLAPTTIPKPDRPLLSTPIDLSEILLESMFVGFSSSTGTVTSYQYILGWSFNKSGPAQSLDVSSLPPLPGRKGNEKPGLVIISSLIAVPLVLITVVVGVAAYIWRRKKYEEVREDWEEEYGPHRFSYKNLHKATKGFKDTEVIGKGGFGKVYMGILPSTNLQIAVKKVSHDSRQGMKEFVAEIVSMGRLRHRNLVQLLGYCRRRGELLLVYDYMPNGSLDKFLYSNEKPNLNWVQRVRIIRGVASSLLYLHEEWEQVVLHRDVKAGNVLLDAGLNGKLGDFGLAKLYDHDTNPQTTRVVGTVGYLAPELTRTGRATTLTDVFAFGAFLLEVACGRKPIEGLGLPERVILIDWVLECWRKGDILDASDPRLEGNYMVEEMELVLKLGLFCSHSKPAARPSMKQVVQFLDGDADLRELPYDSASFGIFTSNESSDFTSFPFFQASGPSMSATSSILRDGR; translated from the coding sequence ATGGCAATAGTTCTTAGATCACTTCATTTTCTGATACTTCTCTATGTTTCCTATATTCTCTTGGCCCATGCTCAAGATGAAAAGGGCTTCATCTACAATGGCTTCCATGATCAAGCCAATCTGGGTCTTGATGGAATCGCAGAAATCCACCCCAATGGTCTATTGCAGCTAACCAACCTTTCACGCCTACAAGTTGGTCGTGCTTTCTATCAGTTTCCaataaaattcaacacaacaaaTTCatcatctctttcattttctacaAACTTTGTGTTTGCCATGGTTCCTGAGGTGAATAACCTTGGTGGTCATGGCATTGCCTTCACCATCACTCCCTCGACAAACTTCACCCATGCTCTAGTAAATGGGTATCTGGGCCTTTTCAATGATTCAAATAACGGCCTTCTTACAAACCACATATTGGCCATTGAGCTTGATACTGTTCAACAGCCTGAATTCGGAGATCCTGTAATGAATCATGTGGGAATCGATGTGAACGGCATGAAATCAGTTGCATCAGCTCCTGCAATGTATTCTTCCAATAAAGGAGGGGAAAATATAAGCTTGAATCTCATGAGTGGGAATCCAATGCATCTTTGGATAGACTATGATGACGCAGAGATGTTACTCAATGTAACACTCGCCCCAACCACAATCCCAAAACCAGACCGGCCTCTGTTGTCAACACCCATTGATCTATCTGAAATTCTCTTGGAATCCATGTTTGTTGGTTTCTCTTCATCCACAGGTACAGTTACAAGTTACCAATATATTCTTGGATGGAGCTTTAATAAAAGTGGACCAGCACAAAGCCTTGATGTTTCAAGCCTACCACCACTTCCAGGGAGGAAAGGGAATGAGAAACCAGGCCTAGTGATCATTTCTTCTCTCATAGCAGTACCACTAGTGCTGATAACCGTCGTCGTCGGAGTTGCTGCTTACATTTGGAGGAGGAAGAAATATGAAGAAGTACGAGAAGATTGGGAAGAGGAGTATGGTCCCCACAGGTTCAGCTATAAAAATCTCCACAAAGCAACTAAAGGTTTCAAAGACACTGAGGTTATTGGTAAAGGAGGTTTTGGAAAGGTTTATATGGGAATACTTCCTTCGACTAATCTACAAATTGCAGTAAAAAAAGTCTCCCATGATTCCAGACAAGGGATGAAGGAATTTGTGGCTGAGATCGTTAGCATGGGAAGACTGAGGCATAGGAACTTGGTGCAGCTCCTGGGCTATTGCCGGCGAAGGGGAGAACTCCTCTTGGTGTATGATTATATGCCCAACGGAAGCCTTGACAAGTTCTTGTATAGCAATGAAAAACCAAATCTTAACTGGGTTCAACGAGTTAGAATCATCAGAGGAGTAGCATCTAGCCTTCTCTACCTCCATGAAGAGTGGGAGCAGGTTGTTCTACACCGAGATGTAAAAGCAGGTAATGTTCTATTGGATGCTGGATTAAATGGAAAGCTAGGAGATTTTGGGCTTGCCAAATTATACGACCATGACACCAATCCTCAAACCACCCGTGTGGTAGGGACTGTGGGTTATTTGGCTCCAGAGCTTACTAGAACAGGAAGGGCAACCACTCTCACTGATGTGTTTGCTTTTGGGGCTTTCTTGCTCGAAGTGGCTTGTGGAAGGAAGCCTATAGAGGGCCTGGGACTGCCTGAACGGGTGATTTTGATTGATTGGGTTCTTGAGTGCTGGAGAAAAGGAGATATCCTTGATGCTAGTGATCCAAGATTGGAAGGTAATTATATGGTGGAGGAAATGGAATTGGTTTTGAAACTAGGCCTGTTTTGCTCACATTCAAAACCAGCAGCTAGGCCTAGTATGAAGCAAGTGGTGCAGTTTTTGGATGGTGATGCTGATCTGCGGGAATTACCATATGACAGTGCTTCTTTTGGTATATTTACAAGTAATGAATCATCTGATTTCACATCATTTCCTTTCTTCCAGGCTTCCGGTCCTTCCATGTCTGCCACTTCTTCAATCCTGAGAGATGGTCGCTGA
- the LOC132163092 gene encoding uncharacterized protein LOC132163092, whose protein sequence is MAEELERMCNKISLTEGEKVGITVSEGDVEEIRAKGTNCLVGKLWIEKLVNKEAFKSVISRIWRTVGQVIFKELQDNCWLFEFAGRDDKRRVLEGRPWSFDRHALVLNDFDGKTPPSQMQFRHSPVWIQVHDMPLLCMNRGVGIKIGASLGEIEDVDVAGDGA, encoded by the coding sequence ATGGCAGAGGAATTGGAGCGGATGTGCAATAAGATCTCTCTCACGGAGGGGGAAAAGGTTGGCATTACGGTTTCTGAAGGTGATGTTGAAGAGATACGAGCAAAAGGCACCAACTGCTTGGTGGGAAAGTTGTGGATCGAAAAATTAGTTAACAAGGAGGCTTTTAAATCAGTTATATCTCGGATATGGCGTACGGTGGGGCAAGTTATTTTCAAAGAGTTGCAGGATAATTGTTGGTTGTTTGAATTTGCTGGAAGAGATGATAAGAGGAGAGTTCTGGAGGGGAGACCTTGGTCTTTCGACCGTCATGCTCTGGTGCTTAATGATTTTGACGGCAAAACTCCACCCTCACAGATGCAGTTTCGGCATTCACCAGTTTGGATTCAGGTTCATGATATGCCTCTGTTGTGCATGAATAGAGGGGTGGGGATTAAAATTGGTGCATCTTTGGGTGAAATTGAAGATGTGGATGTTGCAGGGGATGGGGCTTGA
- the LOC132163091 gene encoding thaumatin-like protein 1b, which yields MVLILKLGLLCSHAIPATGPSMKQVMQFLDGDADLQELPHDNASFGASTSCAKNSTGAFSCLTGDCGSSTVECPDGNPASPATAAAFDLKDHEDNVDFLVQAFPGLSYNLPMTVVPLGGIGGSCNESGCSMDFSSACPTATDVSASCKNATCEMRDYKKYCCMAGPKIVAPCTPSLYMDFLHQKCPTADSIGYDEGTGTYTCSYLHDIVSYCQKPCTTTPTDYVITFCLPAAIE from the exons ATGGTGTTGATTTTGAAACTAGGCTTGCTTTGCTCACATGCAATACCAGCTACAGGGCCTAGCATGAAGCAAGTGATGCAGTTTTTGGATGGTGATGCTGATCTGCAGGAATTACCACATGACAACGCTTCTTTTGGTGCATCTACAA GTTGCGCCAAGAACTCCACCGGCGCGTTCTCGTGCCTCACAGGTGACTGCGGCTCGTCCACCGTAGAATGCCCGGATGGCAATCCCGCATCACCAGCCACAGCAGCTGCGTTCGATCTAAAGGACCACGAAGACAACGTCGACTTCCTTGTTCAAGCCTTCCCCGGGCTGTCTTATAACCTCCCTATGACGGTTGTACCGCTGGGTGGAATCGGAGGGAGCTGTAACGAGTCGGGTTGCTCCATGGACTTTAGCAGCGCGTGTCCTACGGCTACGGATGTGAGCGCGTCCTGTAAGAACGCCACGTGTGAGATGAGAGATTACAAGAAGTACTGTTGCATGGCGGGCCCCAAGATTGTGGCTCCGTGCACGCCCAGCTTGTACATGGATTTCCTTCACCAAAAGTGCCCAACGGCTGACAGTATCGGCTACGATGAAGGCACCGGGACGTATACCTGTTCATATCTCCATGACATCGTCTCTTACTGCCAGAAACCATGCACAACAACGCCGACGGATTACGTCATTACTTTTTGCCTTCCGGCAGCCATCGAGTAA
- the LOC132163089 gene encoding L-type lectin-domain containing receptor kinase SIT2-like — protein MAIVLRSLHFLILLYVSYILLALAQDDKGFIYNGFHDQANLSLDGIAEIHPNGLLQLTNLSRQEVGRAFYQFPVNFNTTNSSLSFSTIFVFAMVPEVNNLGGEGIAFTISPTTDFTHADANRFLGLFNDSNNGSTTNHILAIELDPVPGADFGDIINHVGIDVNSIDSVELAPTTYFSNEEGKNISLQLLSGNPMHLWIDYDEAEKLLNVTLAPTTIPKPNLPLLSRPIDLSEILLESMYVGFSSATGTLASSHYILGWSFNKSGPAQSLDVASLPPLPERKGKDKPGLVIMTSLIAVAVVLITVAGVAAYIVRRKKYEELREDWEEEYGPHRFSYKNLHKATKGFKDTEVIGEGGFGKVYVGILPSSNLQIAVKRISHDSRQGIKEFVAEIVSMGRLRHRSLVQLLGYCRRRGELLLVYDYMPNGSLDKFLYSNEKPNLNWVQRFRIIRGVASGLLYLHEEWEQVVLHRDVKSSNVLLDAGLNGKLGDFGLAKLYDHGTNPQTTLVVGTVGYLAPELTRTGRATTFSDVFAFGAFLLEVACGRKPIEGLGLPERVILSDWVAECWRKGNILDASDPRLEGNYVVEEMELVLKLGLCCSHAIPAARPSMKQAVQFLDGDADLGELLHDSASSCSFKSNESSGFTSFPFSQVSAPSMSTTTDSITRGGH, from the coding sequence ATGGCAATAGTTCTTAGATCACTTCATTTTCTGATACTTCTGTATGTTTCCTATATTCTCTTGGCTCTAGCTCAAGATGACAAGGGCTTCATCTACAATGGCTTCCATGATCAAGCCAATCTGAGTCTTGATGGAATCGCAGAAATCCACCCCAATGGTCTTTTGCAGCTAACCAATCTTTCACGCCAAGAAGTTGGTCGTGCTTTCTATCAGTTTCCAGTAAATTTCAACACAACTAAttcatctctttcattttcgACAATCTTTGTGTTTGCCATGGTTCCCGAGGTGAATAACCTTGGCGGTGAGGGTATTGCCTTCACCATCAGCCCGACGACAGACTTCACCCATGCTGATGCAAATCGGTTTCTGGGGCTCTTCAATGATTCAAATAACGGCAGTACTACAAACCACATCTTGGCCATCGAGCTTGATCCTGTTCCAGGCGCTGATTTTGGAGATATTATAAATCATGTGGGAATCGATGTCAACAGCATAGACTCTGTTGAATTAGCTCCTACAACGTATTTTTCCAATGAAGAAGGGAAGAATATAAGCTTGCAGCTCCTCAGTGGGAATCCAATGCATCTTTGGATAGACTATGATGAAGCAGAAAAGTTACTCAATGTAACACTCGCCCCAACAACAATCCCAAAACCAAACCTGCCTCTGTTGTCAAGACCCATTGATTTGTCTGAAATTCTCTTGGAATCCATGTATGTTGGTTTCTCTTCAGCCACAGGTACACTTGCAAGTTCCCACTACATTCTTGGATGGAGCTTTAATAAAAGTGGACCAGCACAAAGCCTTGATGTTGCAAGCCTCCCTCCACTTCCTGAGAGGAAAGGGAAAGACAAACCAGGCCTAGTGATCATGACTTCTCTCATAGCAGTAGCAGTTGTGCTGATAACCGTCGCCGGAGTTGCAGCTTACATTGTGAGGAGGAAGAAATATGAAGAACTACGAGAAGATTGGGAAGAGGAGTATGGCCCCCACAGGTTCAGCTACAAGAATCTCCACAAAGCAACCAAAGGTTTCAAAGACACAGAGGTTattggagaaggaggttttggaaAGGTTTATGTGGGAATACTTCCTTCGTCTAATCTACAAATTGCAGTAAAGAGAATCTCACATGATTCCAGACAAGGGATCAAGGAATTTGTGGCTGAGATCGTTAGCATGGGAAGACTGAGGCATAGGAGCTTGGTGCAGCTCCTTGGCTATTGCCGGCGAAGGGGAGAACTCCTATTGGTGTATGATTATATGCCCAACGGAAGCCTTGACAAGTTCTTGTATAGCAATGAAAAACCAAATCTTAACTGGGTTCAACGATTTAGAATCATCAGAGGAGTAGCATCTGGGCTTCTTTACCTCCATGAAGAGTGGGAACAAGTTGTTCTGCACCGAGATGTAAAATCAAGCAATGTTCTATTGGATGCTGGATTAAATGGAAAGCTAGGAGATTTTGGCCTTGCCAAATTATACGACCATGGCACCAATCCTCAAACCACCCTTGTGGTAGGGACTGTGGGTTATTTGGCTCCAGAGCTTACTAGAACAGGAAGGGCAACTACTTTCAGTGATGTGTTTGCTTTTGGGGCTTTCTTGCTCGAAGTGGCTTGTGGAAGGAAGCCTATAGAGGGCCTGGGACTGCCTGAAAGGGTGATTTTGAGTGATTGGGTTGCTGAGTGCTGGAGAAAAGGAAATATCCTTGATGCTAGTGATCCAAGATTGGAAGGTAATTATGTGGTTGAGGAAATGGAATTGGTTTTGAAACTAGGCCTGTGTTGCTCGCATGCAATACCAGCTGCAAGGCCTAGCATGAAGCAAGCGGTGCAATTTTTGGATGGTGATGCTGATCTGGGGGAATTACTACATGACAGTGCTTCTTCTTGTTCATTTAAAAGTAATGAATCATCTGGTTTCACGTCATTTCCTTTTTCCCAGGTTTCTGCTCCTTCCATGTCTACCACCACTGATTCAATCACGAGAGGTGGTCACTGA